The DNA window GGTATCCTCAGCATAGCGGAACCCTGGATAATATAACCTCAGCCAATGAAGTAGTGATTGATTTCGGGAATGCCTACAATCCTGTTCCTTCTTCAGCAGCATACCGGGTGAAAGTCAGCAAAGGAAACGGGAACTTCAGCCAGATCAGGTTTTTTGATAATTCAGTGGTCCCGATTTATTCCTGTCCCGATATGGCCAAGATTTTTGAAGTGGCACAGTGGGGAAATACCCAATGGCAGACTTTCGAGAATGCATTTACGCTGTGCTCCAATCTCGATGTAACGGCAACCGATGCTCCCGACCTCAGCCTGGTCACCAGTACCAAAGAAATGTTTTACATCTGTTCTTCCCTGGTAGGTAATGCAAGCTTTAATAACTGGAATACCAGTACGCTGACCAATATCAACTCCATGTTTTCTGCTGCAGATATATTCAATGCACCGATAGGCAGCTGGGACGTCTCCAATGTGACCGATTTCAGGTATGTTTTTGATATGGCCCTTAAGTTTAACCAGCCGTTGAGAGAATGGGATACTTCTGGTGCGTTAACCATGGAGCATATGTTTCACGGTGCAGCTATGTTCAACCAGAATATTGGTGAATGGGATACATCCGGGGTAACCAATATGGATATGATGTTTGCCCAGGCAATGGCATTCAACCAGGATATCGGTTCGTGGAATCTATCCTCCCTTGTTTCTGCTGTTGATATGCTTAATTTTTCCGGCCTGAACTGCCAGAATTACGATAGCACTCTGGTGGGATGGAACAACAATCCACAAACACCCCAGAATATCAATCTCGGCAATGCAATGCCGTTGTATTATAAACACCCTCTTGCCATTGCCGCAAGAACCAGCCTGATCAGCCAGAAAAACTGGTCTGTTACCGGAGACGGCTATAATCCGACCTGTAATTCAGTATTAAGCGCATCCGAAACAGAATTACCGGAACCGGTAGGCATTTATCCTAACCCTGCTTCTGAAACGATTTATCTGAAAAATATAAAAGGGGGTAAAAACTATTTCATCACTGATTTTACCGGAAGAATATTAAACACCGGTAGCATTACAAAGGGCTATATCGACATCCGACATCTTGTGCCCGGCAATTATCTTCTGAAAATTACAGGAGATGATACAGCTTTGGTTTTTAAATTCATTAAAAAATAACATATAATGCATCATAGGGATCACATGTCTTTCCTGATGCATCTTACATATACGGAAACATGCTTTATAATTTCGGCCCCGCCTTTGGCGGGGTCGAAATTATAAATAGCGCTGTCTTTTACTGATCGTACCGGTTAGGGTGCTTTGCTTTGATATCATCCACTGTTCCCAGCACCTTATCTTTCAAAGAATCCTGGTAGTGCTGCAGTTTAGCGGCAACTTCCGGATTACCGCTGCCTAGTATCTTAGCGGCCAGGATACCGGCATTCAGTGCCCCGTTTAAAGCAACCGTAGCCACTGGAATACCACCCGGCATCTGCAGGATGGAAAGCACTGAATCCCATCCGTCGATAGAATTGCTGGATAAGATAGGAACCCCGATCACAGGAAGCGTAGTACAGCTGGCCACCATTCCGGGAAGATGTGCGGCTCCGCCGGCTCCGGCTATAATTACTTTCAGTCCCCTTTCCTGAGCCGTTTTAGCATAATCAAACATCCGTTCAGGAGTCCTGTGTGCGGAAACCACTGTAAGTTCATACGGAATATTCAGGCTTTTAAGGAAACCTGCGGCCTGTTCCATGATCGGCAAGTCGCTCTGACTTCCCATAATAATTCCTACCATCTTTATATTATATTAGATGGTCAAAGATAAAAATTATAGGCCGGACCTGCAAAAGACTTAAAACTTATTCCTGAGGCCCCTTTTGGTTTAAAAATTGAATCATTCCGTTACATCACACCAATTCCGCACTGTTTTGAAAGATTACAAACTCATGATTGCTGTCCTCACCGTTGCCATTGTCTGGGGAACTACATTTCTGTCGATACGGGTAGCCGTAGAAACCATTCCGGCCTGGTTTGTTGCCGGGATCCGTCAGTTTCTGGCCGCAGTCATCATCTTTTGTATCCTTTTATACAGGAAACAGTTTCAATGGATCGGATGGAAAAACCTGGCTTATCAGATTATTTTTTCCTTGCTGATGCTGGTCGTAGCCAATGGAATGACCACCGTAGCGGAAGAAACTGTGACGAGCAGCGTAACATCGCTCATCAGTGCCTGCTCCCCTATTATTGTATTCCTGGGAAGTGCGGCTTTCGGTTTACAGAAAATCACCCTGAAATCGCTCGTAGGCGTGTTGATGAGTTTCAGCGGGATTGTCTTTATCTTCTGGCATGGCGTACGTGACCTTGCTAATCCGGCTTATGCCAAAGGAATCATCTTTCTATTCATCGCTATTGCCGGCTGGGCATCCGGGACCATCTTTACCAAAAAACTCAACATACAGACGGAAAACATTTTCCTCAACCTGTTTTACCAGTTCTCTTTTGCCGGAGTACTCCAGATTATTTTTGCTTTTATGTTTTCGGAAGATTATAATTTCGGAAACTGGAGCTTCAAAAGTGTGGCGGCAATGATCTACCTTGCCGTATTTGGCTCGGTAGCGGCTTTCTTCGCTTTTCATTATGCCCTGACTAAAATTTCCGCCGTGCAGGTTTCCATACTGGCATATATTAATACGGTGATTTCAATATTCTTAAGCTGGCTGATACTGGATGAAAAAATCACCTGGAAATTTATTGTCGCTGCGGTCCTGATTATCCTGGGTGTCTTCATCATCAATTATAAGCGCTCTATGTTTAAGCAGCGGAAGATCAGATTAACGCGGTCATAATTTTCATTTTTGCTAATTTTTCCCTATCTTCATGCATCAACCTATTTTTTATGAAAAAAAACACAATATTTATTTTATTAACGGCCGCACTCCTGATCATCAGCTGCGGTGACAAGGAAAAAGAAGCCGGTCTGGCAGCGAGGGAGCAGCAGCTGCTGGAGAAGGAGAAACTGTTTGCCCAGAAAGAATCGGAATATCAGTCACTCCTCAAAATGAGGGACAGCATCTTTGCTAAAAAAGATTCTGTGACCATCGCCTCCTGGCCAACTGGAATTGCCGGATTATGGACCGGAAAAGTCATCTGTACGGAATCCAACTGCAGTGACTATGTTATCGGGGACCAGCGTACGGATGCATGGGAATTCGATAGCGATTCTACCCAGCTGGTGACGAAAATCATCAACAACAATAACCTGGTACGGATCTACTCCGGAAAAATGGACAACAATGAAATAAAGCTCAACTTTAAAACGGATTCAACCTCAAAAAAAATGGTGGATATGAATGTGATCCTGAATGATATTTCTGCCAATAAGATCAAAGGAACACGAACGATTGCGGTAGACAATACCTGCATGGCTAAATTTTCCGTTGAACTGGTACGCGCTGCAAAATAAACACCTATGATTTTACTGAACATACATAACCTGAGTTTTCCCATAGAAGAC is part of the Chryseobacterium camelliae genome and encodes:
- a CDS encoding BspA family leucine-rich repeat surface protein yields the protein MKKFLIFTFLILFWTGISAQNEFITVWKPGTSNLIHFPGKGTNYTIYWEEIGYPQHSGTLDNITSANEVVIDFGNAYNPVPSSAAYRVKVSKGNGNFSQIRFFDNSVVPIYSCPDMAKIFEVAQWGNTQWQTFENAFTLCSNLDVTATDAPDLSLVTSTKEMFYICSSLVGNASFNNWNTSTLTNINSMFSAADIFNAPIGSWDVSNVTDFRYVFDMALKFNQPLREWDTSGALTMEHMFHGAAMFNQNIGEWDTSGVTNMDMMFAQAMAFNQDIGSWNLSSLVSAVDMLNFSGLNCQNYDSTLVGWNNNPQTPQNINLGNAMPLYYKHPLAIAARTSLISQKNWSVTGDGYNPTCNSVLSASETELPEPVGIYPNPASETIYLKNIKGGKNYFITDFTGRILNTGSITKGYIDIRHLVPGNYLLKITGDDTALVFKFIKK
- a CDS encoding DMT family transporter, yielding MKDYKLMIAVLTVAIVWGTTFLSIRVAVETIPAWFVAGIRQFLAAVIIFCILLYRKQFQWIGWKNLAYQIIFSLLMLVVANGMTTVAEETVTSSVTSLISACSPIIVFLGSAAFGLQKITLKSLVGVLMSFSGIVFIFWHGVRDLANPAYAKGIIFLFIAIAGWASGTIFTKKLNIQTENIFLNLFYQFSFAGVLQIIFAFMFSEDYNFGNWSFKSVAAMIYLAVFGSVAAFFAFHYALTKISAVQVSILAYINTVISIFLSWLILDEKITWKFIVAAVLIILGVFIINYKRSMFKQRKIRLTRS
- the purE gene encoding 5-(carboxyamino)imidazole ribonucleotide mutase, coding for MVGIIMGSQSDLPIMEQAAGFLKSLNIPYELTVVSAHRTPERMFDYAKTAQERGLKVIIAGAGGAAHLPGMVASCTTLPVIGVPILSSNSIDGWDSVLSILQMPGGIPVATVALNGALNAGILAAKILGSGNPEVAAKLQHYQDSLKDKVLGTVDDIKAKHPNRYDQ